Below is a genomic region from Fischerella sp. PCC 9605.
CAAGGACAATTAACTATTACCAAACCCGATTTCCGTCTTCGTCAACTCGCGCTTGTCGAATTACATCTGAAATTTCTTCTGCATCTTTAACATGATGTAAAGCTTTTTTTTCATCATCAGGCTCATCTACAACAAAGTATGTCGGAACTTGGATGTGGTCGCCGGTAATGTCGGGAGCATCTACGGCAAGTTGTTGGGATTTCTCTTCAACGGTTTGCGATTCTTCAGAAACTACATCACCAGGGTTAGCAGTGCGATGAATTTTTTTTTCTTTGTTATCTTCCATTACACTTTCACAGAGTAAATATGTTAAATTTGCAGTTAACCTAGCAGGCGGAGCAACAAACTTATATCTTGGCTATAGCAAATTGCTAATAGCATTTGAAGACTAGCTATTAGCTGTCTTCATTGTTGACTTAATGTTTATTAACGCCTTGCTACCTTATAAACTAAAAGAAAGACTAGTATGTTCTCCTCTTTCTTATGGGGTAATTAGTCTAAGCAAGCAGTGTAGTTGTAATGGCGTTATGGTTTGATGGCAAGCTGTGAGTTGAGTCGCTCTAGTAATGGAGCAGCCCACAGAGTTAGTGTGGGATGGACTAATAAAATTATTGTTTGGGCGCACCTTCGCACCTAGATTCATCTATAAGTTAAAATCATGATCCAAAAGTTGGATATATCAAGTTAAAAAAACATGAGCGGTTCAAAGTACTGCTGCCAATGCTTTTAAAGAAATTGCCAATCGCTGATCGGTGGGAAAATTATGGAAAATGACGCGGCTACGCTTTATTGCCCAAATGAACTTTGTCAGGCTCCCAACCCCCTTACCCACAATTTCTGCCAGCGATGCTCTACACCTTTACCCAAACGCTTCCTCTGGGCGGTGGCAGATGGTCTGAACCTGGGTAATCCGGGACAGATATTAGCCACTCGCTATTTAGTTATAGATAAATCTATTATTTTAGATACTAAACCAGGTTTTTTACCTCAAACGCCAGATCCAGAAAAATTACAGGCAATCAGACCTTATTTAAGGCTTATTCCCTATCGCTTGCATGTACCGCAGGTATATGGAGTGCTGTCTGTATCTAATGGGGGACAGGCACGAGAAATATTATTGTTAGAAAAACCTCCGATCAAGATCTTAGATGGAACAGCCTCATTGACTGTGCAGTTGTGTAGCGAATTCACTACCGCTTGGCGTGATGCGACATCAATGCGCCAACTCAATTGGCTGTGGCAAATAGCACAACTTTGGCAACCCCTGGCTAGTGAAGGTGTGGCCTCTAGCTTACTCGATCCCTATTTATTAAGAGTAGAAGGATCGTTAGTGCGGTTGTTGGAATTGCATTTTCAGGAAGATTCTCTACCAAGCTTGTCCCAGTTAGGGGAGTTTTGGCAGCAGTTGCTGAGCGGAGCAAAACCAGCAATTGCAGGATTTCTGAGCGAAACTTGCCGTTGTTTGATTGAAGGAGAGATACAAGCAGCAGAGCAATTAGTGAGAGTTTTAGATAAAGGACTGACAGAATTAGGGCGATCGCAATCTCCCACCATAACAATAGCTACTAAAAGCGACACCGGGCCCAGTCGCCAGCGCAATGAAGATGCCTGCTATCCACCCAGCGGTAGCTTGGTGAGCAAACCACCCCACCCCTCAGCTTTGGCGATTGTTTGTGATGGCATCGGCGGACACGAAGGTGGTAATGTCGCATCCAACTTGGCAATTGAAACAATTCAGCAGCAGGTACAGGAACTGACTAAAGTTCCTTACGACCACATCGAACCCAATCTACTACTGGAAGACTTGCAACGAGCAGCAGCTGTTGCCAACGATAAAATCAGCCAGCGCAATGACAGCGAAAGCCGACAAGGACGCCAGCGCATGGGAACAACCTTGGTAATGGCTTTGCCCATAGGTCACGAAATGTACATTGCCCACGTTGGTGATAGTCGTGCTTACTGGATTACGCGTCACGGCTGCTACCAAGTTACCCTTGATGATGATGTTGCCTCTCGGGAGGTGCGGCTAGGTTATGCCATCTACCGGGATGCTGTGCAACAAGGTGCTTCTGGCTCTTTGGTGCAGGCGCTGGGTATGAGTCCGAGTATTTCGTTGCATCCTTCCGCCGAACGCTTCATCCTTGACGAAGATTGTATTTTTCTACTCTGTTCTGATGGTTTGAGCGACTTTGACCGCGTAGAACAGTATTGGGAAACCGAAATCTTACCAATCCTGAGCAGGAAAGCGGATGTTGTAAATATTACAAATAGGTTAGTTGAAATTGCGAATACGCAAAATGGACACGACAATGTCACTATTGCCTTAGTCCACTACCAATACAAATACTCTGAACCAGAAACAAAGCTAGAAGCAGTCTTACCCGATCTGTCTGATATTCCAACAGCAAATTACCCACTCACAACCTTACAACCCCTGTCAGGAAGTAGCTACAGCCAAAAAACCCAAGTAATGCCGGATACAGCCCCTAGCAAGCGATCGCCAGTACCGCTACAGTTGGTTATCCTTTTGGCGTTAGTAGTGGGTGGTGGTTTCTTGGGATTTTTGTGGGGGCGTCAGGGAGGAATCTTAGGAAAAAAAGTTCCCCTTCCCCCTCCTATATCAAGTAACCCGATTAGTGCTACTCCATCTGTATCGCCAACAACGGGCGATCGCCCTCAGGTGATTCAGACCACAAGTCAACTATTTTTAAGCACAACCACGTCGCCTCCAAAACCAGCAATTGCACCTGCTGGTAGTGTTTTGCAAATTATTAATCCGAATCAAGAACCAAAGCCAGAACAAACAAATCCTAAGTCTTGGGTGTATCTGCGGGTATGCTCTGTTGCAGGGAGTGTGGCTTCATCCATAGATCCGCCCAACCCCACATCCACTCCCGTAGTTAGCAGGACTATTGTCAAACAGAGGGAAGTATATAGGATACGCTTGTCTGAATTTCAAAAATCATTGAAGAATATTTCCACACCCCCACCAGAGGTTTCCAATCAATGTCAGCTGAGTAATGCTGCTAGCACCCCCGTAGAGGAATCGGTAGAGTCTGTTCCTTCACCTGCGCCCTTGGATCGGTCGTCACCTCCACAAGGCACTAATTCCACTGATAGCACTGAATAGTCAAAAACTCGATAAACTAGTATAAACCTGAAATAATACTGGTAAAAGCCAGAACAAAAAATTCAAGAAAGGCAAAAACTTTTGCCTATTTATAACTGCTGTTATTTAATATTTTGATTTGACGTTATTTATGTAATGACTCCATCCTTAAACTTGGCGATTACCCGTCTCGTCAAAGCTGGTCCTGATAATTTCGCTATTTGCGTTTTTGATGCTCCCTATCCCGGTGGTCGTGTTATTCATGATTGCGTCTGGTCTGTGGGGTTGACCCAAGCTTGGAGAGAATGGCAGCAAATGTTTGCTCCTGACACTCGCATAGATATTTCCCCAGCGACAACGTTTCAAAGTCCAAACCCACTCCCGAATGAGTTGCTTCCACCGGCTTCCGGTCAGATGACCAATTATACTAGTCGGCTGATGCAATACCTGGGAATTAGTTTGTGGCGCTGGCTATTTGACGGCCCAATTCTAAATAGTCTTGAAGGCAGCCGTGCATTTGCTATGGCTCGGAATACACGTCTACGCTTTCGATTAGAAATTCGCGATCCTAATTTGATCGCCCTGCCTTGGGAAATTATGCAGCGCGAACCAGGTCAGTCGGCAATATCGCTGTCCCAAAACATTCTATTTAGTCGTACGACTAGTGACGTTGAACCCCTGCCATCTTTGCGAACCGATCAAGCTTTAAATATCTTGCTAGTTTTGGGAGCAAATGAGAATCTCCAGTTGGATCAAGAAAGAACTGCGATCTTGGAACAAACCCTTGCCGATGGCTCTATTATGGGCAGCAATGCCCAAGGATATGCGCCTTGCATCGTAAATACACTTTTACAGCCAACCCCGCAGAAGTTAATTCAAGAGCTAGAAACGCGAACTTACAACATCTTCTTTTATGCCGGTCACGGATTGCGAGGGCCGGACGGAGGGTATTTACTCTTACAACCTGATATGCGTCTTAATGGCATGGAACTGGCACAAGTTTTAACCCGTGTAGGTGTAAAACTGGCAGTTTTCAATGCCTGTTGGGGAGCGCAACCTGCTGCTGTGAACGGTCAAGCCATACCTTGCAGTAGTCTAGCAGAAGTGCTGATCCGGAATGGTGTGCCTGCGGTTTTAGGAATGCGGGATGAAATCGCCCATGAGGAAAGCCTTTCCTTTATTCATACCTTTGTTCAAGGTTTGCGAAAACGACTGCCCATCGATCACGCCGTGGCAGAAGCAAGACAACACCTGTTGACAGTATATAAATTCAATCAACCAGCTTGGACACTACCGGTTCTGTACCAACATCCACAATTTGAAGGCGAATTAATTAGGAGTTACGACGAGGGAATCACAGAACTACCAGAAACCTCCATACCTGGTATTGCTTCCCTGCTTCCTACTGCCTGCTTAAAGTCGGATGGTATCACTTATACACTAGAAACTGGTGTCACTCGCATTGGTCGGACGGCAGACAATCATATTGTCATTCAAGAACCAACAGTTTCTAAGCGCCATGCTGAAATCTTGTGTCGCAATACTTTCAGCGGTCCCACTCCTGTGCGAACTTACTACCTAAGAGAAAACTCTACTTACGGTACAACTTGGATTTTGCGTCCTCAGGGTTGGCAGCAAATCCATCGCCAGGAGGTACTCCTAGAACCAGGAATGCAGTTAAAGTTTGGTAGCATGAGAAGTCACTCTTGGGAGTTTATGATTGAAGATTCCTAGTACACGTCGGCAGCTATAGGAGTCCGATCTGATTTGTGAAAATAGACTTTGAGTAAACTAAGCGCACCAGGCGCAGAGAGATTTTCACAACTGATTTAGGATCGCTATATGCTAAAGGTAGGAGGGGCAGTCCAGCAAGAGGCAAAAGTAAAAAAGAACATTCTACATCTAAACTTTTCTCCCTCTCTCCCCTAATCCCCACTCCCAAAGGGAGCGAGGGGTGTCGAGTTCCCCCTCTTCTAAGAACGGTGATTTCTGTTGCAGTTATTAGCAAAAAACCTACAGATAAACTTAGCAAAATTATATTTTGCGTGCGGAAATTAGAAACTAGCTGCTGTAGCTGTAAATACAACAAATTGATTAATCGGGAGGCGACACATGGCTAAGCACATTCAAGGTTCAGACCATTTCCAAACTTTACCTTCTCAAATGGAACTCGAATTTTTAGAAGCACTGCTGCAACCAGAGGATGGTACTTATCCTTGGAACCCAGCAGATGAACACTCTGAAGAATATTTTCTCCAACTCGAACAGCAGTTCTTACTTGCAGATGCGCTGGAAGATGATTTGACCACGCGATCGCAAGCTTTTTACAACGAAATAGAGACGCTATGGGTTTCTAATTCCAAGCACTACAATTGTAATACAAACTATAATCTCGTAGCTAAACTTCAAGAAAGTTTACAAACAAGTTTGGCTACTCGTGTACCGCAAGATTGGTTGAAGGCGATCGCCACTAAAGCTGCTGATGTTTTTGTTGCCAAACACACCAAAGCTGCTGATGTTTTTGCCGATCAACAATTAATGGCAAAATGGCTAGTGGAGTGCGTTCAAGCTTTACTACCCGGTTTGGGAACAGATGTTTGGTTGGTCTTAGCTCGTCCCTATGCCTACGCAATGCGGGGTAGCGAACCACAAAATGGAGAAACCATACTCAATCAAGTTGGCGAACAAGAATGGACGAATTTATCTGAAATCGAACAGGCAAGAGCTAGTTTGGCGATCGCTTACTACGCTTTGCGGAAACTGGATAGCTTTGAAGGTGAAGCCTAAACTCAAATTTTTATTTTCTGGTTTGATCCAATTCCAATTCTTCTGGTGGCAAGTAGCTTTAGGTTGCGAGTGACGCTTGGATTGCAAGTCTTTTGAAGATTTTAGCTTAGGGTATAAGTCTGCCACTGTAAACAAAAGGTTAAGCGATCGCAAAACGAGCGTCATCTATCTGAAGACAGAAAAATTTGATTAATTCCTAAATCTTAATTTATTTTGCTTATTTAGGATCGAGAAAGCGGGTAGCGAAATTATGCTCTCGTGTAGGTGACAATGCGCGTGCCTTCAGAATTGCAGCCATTAAGAAAGCATAAGATAATACACCTACAACCACTAATAACAAGCCGTTAAGAGTTCCTGTGGCATTCCATAAAGCGTGGAGTCCGGCAGAAGTAAGATAGCCAATCAGCAGAATCTGCCAGCTTTTTCTGGGCTTGAGAACAGCCAACCCGATAAAATAGCCCAGGTAGCCACTGTAAGCCATGTGTCCAGCTACAGAACCTAAAATACGGGGAATTAACAGTTGCAATCCTGCTAGTTGACCAGCACCATCCCCTGACTGTATTGAGACATTTTGTGTAATTTGCGGTACATACTGCCCCAATGTTTCCAATAGAGTAAAGCCTACAGCAGAAGCAGTTCCCAGAAGAATGCCATCTAGAGGTTCCCAGACACCGATACGTTCTCGCCACGGTGAGCGCAGTCCCCTAGAAACCGTGTACGATAACAGTAATGGCAATGCTTTCAGTAATTCCTCCATCAAACCAGCACCAAAAAAGTACCGGATCAGTAGCTCTGTGAAGGTGATAGTTTCTTGATCTGAGGGTAAGCTACCAGGCAAGACGTTGCGAAAGAAGAAAATAAAAAAATCTAATAGGGGACTTAGTAGGATTAACATCGTTGTCAATCCTGAAGACATTAACACCCACCAAGGCTTACGCTTTCCACACAATTGATAAATAAAGTAGTAGGCAGCGGACGCTATATAAGTCCCCACAATCACTTGATTAGCTTGCGGATCGCCTACTGTGGCAAACATCAGGACTACAAAAACGACCGTAAGTACACCTGGTATGAGATAAGCTTTGCGAGTTAAATCTTTACCAGTCGAAATAATCGGAAACAGTTGCGTGAAGCTAACCGAAGAATCTGGTACTGTTGGTGTTTGGTAGCCTCCCGCTGGTGGGAGTGATGTAGCTTCGGCGATGGATGCAATTACAGTAGATTGGTGGTTGAATTCGTACTCAAACAGCAATTCCGGACCATCATAACCGAGAGTAATGCGATCGCCCGGCATCAATTGCTGACAACCCTGCAAGCGTTGTCCATTTAAATAAGTACCATTAGCACTATTCAAATCGCAAATTACCCAGCTAGATTCGCTATCTGGAGAAGTAGGAAGAGGACGAACCACCGCATGACGACGAGATACCATGCGATACATCATGGCATCCAAGACTATTTGACAGCTAGGGTCGCGTCCAATTACTGCTTCTTTACTGGGGAACAGTGAGTAACGAAATTCCGACCCGTAAGCTGCTTCTTTACCAGACACTAGCCGCAGAAATGCATTTCGTCTTGCGTATTTGCCTGTCATCGAGTTGCAGGGTGTTGCTAAACTGTTTCAAGAAAATAATTGGCAGTAGGACTTAGCCTTAGCCACATCAATAGCAGAATTGCTAAATCCACTATAGCTTCACTCTCCGCTTAGGAATTAGAAATTAAAAAAATCAAAATAAATCGCTCTTTAATGCTTTCCTTGCTTCTCAATCTGTACAGTTGTGTAATATTAATCAGGTTAATCACTATTTTCTATTTGTATGTCTCAGTAAGTACAAATCAACAAACATAGTAAAAAAAGATAAGGAACATATTATATCCTTATTCTCTACTCACCCTAAGGGTAGGTATGACTTTCAATTACAGCATTTCTAGGGATAGAATACAACCCTCCCCAAGGGATAGGGGAAGGTATCCGACAGAACTAATTGAGTTTTGGATTCTACGCAGTTGAAAATTGTTGTAAGTTTGAGGTTGGTGTATATCGCCTAACTGACTGTAGCCATCTCGGGATGCTCAATCTTCGTGCCGAGTACTTTTAGGAATTCCGCCAGCCAACGAGGATGGGCAGGCCAAGCTGGTGCGGTTACTAAATTGCCATCAACTATTGCCTCATCCACTGGAATATCTACGTAAGTACCGCCTGCACGGCGCACATCTGGCCCGCAGGCAGGGTAAGCAGTACAACTCTTTCCTGTGAGTACATCTGCGGCTGCCAACAATTGCAAACCATGACAAATGGCAGCGATGGGCTTGTTTGCTTGGGCAAAGTGACGAGTCATTTCTAGCACTTTCTGATTCAGACGTATATATTCTGGTGCGCGGCCTCCAGGGATGACTAGAGCATCGTAAGTATCAGGGTTTACTTCATCGAAGGTGGCATTTACCGTGAAATTGTGACCTGGTTTTTCACTATAAGTTTGGTCTCCTTCAAAATCGTGAACGGCAGTTCGCACCTTGTCGCCTGCTTTTTTGTCAGGGCAAGCTGCGTGAACAGTGTGTCCTACCATTTGCAGCGCTTGGAAGGGAACCATGACCTCATAATCTTCTACATAGTCCCCAACGAGCATAAGAATTTTCTTTGCAGCCATGTTTTAATA
It encodes:
- a CDS encoding DJ-1/PfpI family protein; this translates as MAAKKILMLVGDYVEDYEVMVPFQALQMVGHTVHAACPDKKAGDKVRTAVHDFEGDQTYSEKPGHNFTVNATFDEVNPDTYDALVIPGGRAPEYIRLNQKVLEMTRHFAQANKPIAAICHGLQLLAAADVLTGKSCTAYPACGPDVRRAGGTYVDIPVDEAIVDGNLVTAPAWPAHPRWLAEFLKVLGTKIEHPEMATVS
- a CDS encoding protein phosphatase 2C domain-containing protein: MENDAATLYCPNELCQAPNPLTHNFCQRCSTPLPKRFLWAVADGLNLGNPGQILATRYLVIDKSIILDTKPGFLPQTPDPEKLQAIRPYLRLIPYRLHVPQVYGVLSVSNGGQAREILLLEKPPIKILDGTASLTVQLCSEFTTAWRDATSMRQLNWLWQIAQLWQPLASEGVASSLLDPYLLRVEGSLVRLLELHFQEDSLPSLSQLGEFWQQLLSGAKPAIAGFLSETCRCLIEGEIQAAEQLVRVLDKGLTELGRSQSPTITIATKSDTGPSRQRNEDACYPPSGSLVSKPPHPSALAIVCDGIGGHEGGNVASNLAIETIQQQVQELTKVPYDHIEPNLLLEDLQRAAAVANDKISQRNDSESRQGRQRMGTTLVMALPIGHEMYIAHVGDSRAYWITRHGCYQVTLDDDVASREVRLGYAIYRDAVQQGASGSLVQALGMSPSISLHPSAERFILDEDCIFLLCSDGLSDFDRVEQYWETEILPILSRKADVVNITNRLVEIANTQNGHDNVTIALVHYQYKYSEPETKLEAVLPDLSDIPTANYPLTTLQPLSGSSYSQKTQVMPDTAPSKRSPVPLQLVILLALVVGGGFLGFLWGRQGGILGKKVPLPPPISSNPISATPSVSPTTGDRPQVIQTTSQLFLSTTTSPPKPAIAPAGSVLQIINPNQEPKPEQTNPKSWVYLRVCSVAGSVASSIDPPNPTSTPVVSRTIVKQREVYRIRLSEFQKSLKNISTPPPEVSNQCQLSNAASTPVEESVESVPSPAPLDRSSPPQGTNSTDSTE
- a CDS encoding CHAT domain-containing protein — encoded protein: MTPSLNLAITRLVKAGPDNFAICVFDAPYPGGRVIHDCVWSVGLTQAWREWQQMFAPDTRIDISPATTFQSPNPLPNELLPPASGQMTNYTSRLMQYLGISLWRWLFDGPILNSLEGSRAFAMARNTRLRFRLEIRDPNLIALPWEIMQREPGQSAISLSQNILFSRTTSDVEPLPSLRTDQALNILLVLGANENLQLDQERTAILEQTLADGSIMGSNAQGYAPCIVNTLLQPTPQKLIQELETRTYNIFFYAGHGLRGPDGGYLLLQPDMRLNGMELAQVLTRVGVKLAVFNACWGAQPAAVNGQAIPCSSLAEVLIRNGVPAVLGMRDEIAHEESLSFIHTFVQGLRKRLPIDHAVAEARQHLLTVYKFNQPAWTLPVLYQHPQFEGELIRSYDEGITELPETSIPGIASLLPTACLKSDGITYTLETGVTRIGRTADNHIVIQEPTVSKRHAEILCRNTFSGPTPVRTYYLRENSTYGTTWILRPQGWQQIHRQEVLLEPGMQLKFGSMRSHSWEFMIEDS
- a CDS encoding PrsW family glutamic-type intramembrane protease; the protein is MTGKYARRNAFLRLVSGKEAAYGSEFRYSLFPSKEAVIGRDPSCQIVLDAMMYRMVSRRHAVVRPLPTSPDSESSWVICDLNSANGTYLNGQRLQGCQQLMPGDRITLGYDGPELLFEYEFNHQSTVIASIAEATSLPPAGGYQTPTVPDSSVSFTQLFPIISTGKDLTRKAYLIPGVLTVVFVVLMFATVGDPQANQVIVGTYIASAAYYFIYQLCGKRKPWWVLMSSGLTTMLILLSPLLDFFIFFFRNVLPGSLPSDQETITFTELLIRYFFGAGLMEELLKALPLLLSYTVSRGLRSPWRERIGVWEPLDGILLGTASAVGFTLLETLGQYVPQITQNVSIQSGDGAGQLAGLQLLIPRILGSVAGHMAYSGYLGYFIGLAVLKPRKSWQILLIGYLTSAGLHALWNATGTLNGLLLVVVGVLSYAFLMAAILKARALSPTREHNFATRFLDPK